The sequence below is a genomic window from Colletotrichum destructivum chromosome 4, complete sequence.
TGAGTCTGTCCCTCACAAATATGCAGAGGCCTGACTAACGCAGCAGGACTGGCAAATATGTGATGAAGTCGCGATGCCGACATGGTTATATGGGCACGTATGAGCATAGCATTTCGCCTGCAATCGGATGTTGTCAGGCTATCGCGTGGAAGAAAACGACCCAGGCAACACAGCCGAAACCAAGTTGCGACGTGTTCTTCACCGCTCTGTCCATATTCATTATATAGACCACATTGAACACCTCGGCCAAAGTGCCAAAGACTTGATGGACCCTTGTCAGACCCATTTCATCGTCGCCGGTCAGTAATGCAAGTCGCATTGCGTGCATTAACAATCAACGATAAAGAACCAAGTGAGGCGTGTGCAAGAAAACATCGCCTTTTAAGTGGAGCAGGTCGGGTCAATATCCTCCTATGCGGCGCGACAATACTTGCTATGGTCGCGGAGTCGCGCGGGTGCATGCGCCTCGTACGTAAGACAACAACATCAGGTTCACATTGCATGGCCGGAGTTTGGAGAGCTCAAGTAGTTCGTAATGTGTTTGCCATTGAATGCAGTCATCCTTTACTGCCTTGTAATGTACAGCCCTTGCGTTGTTCTTCAACGCATTGTTAACGCCAGATTACCCCCAAAACCAAGACGGTCCGTTCGTCAAGCATTCCCAAACGCGAGTCGTAAACCACCCATGAAAAGAGAAAATCGAAAGACAGTACGCTTAGTTGCGCTCAccgcggaggcggcgggcaagCTGGATGTCCTTGGACTGGATGGTGACACGCTTGGCGTGGATGGCGCAAAGGTTGGTGTCCTCGAAGAGGGAGACGAGGTAGGACTCGACGGACTCCTGGAGAGCGCCGATGGCGGAAGACTGGAAGCGGAGGTCCGACTTGAAGTCCTGGGCGATCTCACGAACCTGCGAAGCGTATCAGCAAATGCACGATGAGAGGCAACGCATGCGGGGAGTGCGCTTACCAAACGCTGGAAGGGGAGCTTGCGGATCAGGAGCTCGGTCGACTTCTGGTAGCGACGGATCTCACGGAGAGCGACGGTACCGGGCTTGTAGCGGTGAGGCTTCTTGACACCTCCGGTGGAGGGGGCGCTCTTGCGGGCAGCCTTGGAAGCGAGCTGCTTGCGGGGAGCCTTGCCACCAGTGGACTTACGGGCGGCTTTGGGAAGAAGTCAGTAAAACGCGACTGTGAATGATGCGTTGCCAGGATGGTAATGCTTACTCTGCTTGGTGCGGGCCATTGCGATTGTTGTGTGGTGATGGAGTTGATGTGTTTGTTTGAAGTTGTTGATGAAGTTGGTTGGTTGATGGATGTGGATGTTTTGTGAGTGGATGTAGAAGAGAAGGTTGAGGAGTGGGTGGAGGGCGGAGGGAAATAAATAGGTAGGAAACTGCGCTGGCTGCAGAGGGGAGTGATTGTGCGTCGAAAGGAAGGTGGTCTGTGCGTGCCTGCCTTGTCCGCGTgggtgagtgggtgagtgggTGCTATTGGGGGGGAATGCCGTTTTGGCAGGCGCGATTGCTTTGAAAAAAGATGTGTGCCGCAGGCGGTATTTTGCGCTTTGTTGTTCAGATGTACAGATGGCTGATTTTTGATTGGTTGGAAATCTTGCAACATCTGTGACGCCACCCCATCTTTTTTCTCCCAAGACCCGGCAAGTACGATACGTACCCTTGATTAGCGGTTCCACGCTCCATTTACCTAGCGTCCCACATTGAGCGTGCAAACGAGTCACCCCTCTGGGCCTTCCTTCCTGTCTGTAGGAATCGTGGATGTGTCAAGCGTCTGCAGTAGGTTGGTAGGCCATCGTCGTTACCAAAGCCAGCGGTCATCTTGCGCTTTCGCTACTTTTTTCCTTACATATTGATGATGATAATAAAACATTGGTCAAAACATGCAAGATGTTTCCATTCTCTCACTGATGCTTTATCGCTTTTGTTCACCTGGTTCTCTGTTGGGTTTTCGGTGTGGGGTTTCCATTCTAGGCCGTTGCCACCTATCAAAGGGCCTTGCTCGGAAGTTAAATCGCTCTTTGGCGAAGTACCATGTCAGGGGAATTTGGCAACGCCTGGCTGCGTTCAAACGCGacgcggcatcgacgggaACATCTCACATCCCTACGCCATACGCGACTTTGGCACCGAGGCTGAATGTCTGAGTCTCGATCTGACTGGGCAGTGAGCGACATCGACTAGTAATGGCATGGGCCATGACGAACACTATGGGCCCGGCCCATGCAAATCTGCATTGCCATTATGGTCCTTGTTCACATGAGCAACACTTAAATCGCGACCGACGCGAATGTGTACGTGTTTTGCAAAGTGCTGTACTTACTTGCacgcgccgacgaggtggaAGACTCGGAAGTCTCCCTTAATGGCCTGATCTGCCTATCCGTGATGCTGCCGCAGTCCTGAACTGCCAGGAAAGCAACAGATCAGAGTGAATGTCaagccctcctcgtcctcgggtCAGCTGCCAACCGCCAGTGCTGCAAGGTATACCGATATTGTAACTTGTCAATAGCGCGAGGTTGCCATGGTATTGACTCTGTGGGTTTGGTTTACCTGTAGCAGCGCCCGCTGACGGAGTATGATGTATACCTATCTATGTAGGTTCCGACCCAGCTGCCGGAGTCTCCTTAGATCTTGGCCATTTAAGCCCTCGTACCAACCCACTTTCCGCTGGATGAGAAACAACTGGGTCTGACATGTAGCGTTCAGTCACGACGCGCATTTCAGACAAACCTAAGTGGTAAGGCGACGAGGCAACACTGGAGAGCCCcaaagggggaaggggatcAAGACCCAAAAGTCAAGACCGACAAAAGAGCCGGATTCTGGTTGGCTGCGTACCGTACCCCCTGCTATCGCCGGTCTGTGCGTCCCCGAAAATGATGCCCTgtgttgtttttttgtttttttgccTGGGGGTCACGACCAACTCGAGGCACGTACCCGCTTTTTGGCTGGCTGATCCCGAAGCTCACCTGGCCCACGCTCTGGTGATATAAATGCGTTCCCCCCTCTGCGCGTCTCTCCTCGTTCTTCCCAATGTTATCAAGCCCCACGTCATCTCACTCAAACTGCTTCATCCCACGCGACTCTTCCCCAAGAGCCTCATCAGAAACCCCTCTATTTTAACCTTTCTCAACCCCATCACACTCTCACAATGACTGGACGTAAGTGCCGACTCCACATGACACCTTGTCTTCCATTGTGCATATACTGACTCTGGCTCTaggcggcaagggcggcaagggtCTCGGCAAGGGCGGTGCCAAGCGCCACCGCAAGATTTTGCGTGACAACATTCAGGGTATCACCAAGCCCGCTATCCGCCGTCTCGCTCGTCGTGGTGGTGTCAAGCGTATTTCTGCCAGTAAGCTGCCCCTTCCTGTCGCATGGTCGACTGAACCTAACGTGAGCCTCTGCCAGTGATTTACGAAGAGACCCGTGGTGTCCTCAAGTCGTTCCTCGAGGGTGTCATCCGCGACGCTGTCACCTACACCGAGCACGCCAAGCGCAAGACTGTCACCTCCCTGGATGTCGTCTACGCGCTGAAGCGTCAAGGCCGCACCCTGTACGGTTTCGGTGGTTGAGCATTGTTTTCTTGCATGTCTGTTACGAATCTTACTTGAGCCACGACGCGTTTTACCCCACAACGCTGAGGCACAAATGGACTTTGGGAGTGGAGTGTTCTGTCACGAATGACTATGGGTTTGGCTGGTTTTTGGTGTTCTACTGTACCATACGGGAAACAACGGGGTTCTACATGGATGGCTTGATTGGCTTGAACAATAATCAATCCCTCGCCGAGGCACGTTTTGATCAATCTGTCTCTTCTGGCTGCGTCCGCTCATTGAGTTACATGTGTGACGCGTACCATCTTCCGTGGCCCAGTACGCGTCTGAGTTGCAACCAAGTCGCGTCGCCTGCCTTGTCACAATACTCTGCCCTTAACTGCCTGACCATCGTTCGTGAACATACTTTTGGAGTTGATGGGACCTGTTAATCTACCTTGCTTGTGCATGGAAGCAGCTTGTCGACGGTGAATTATGTATCTGTGCCTCAATCTTGGTTTCGATTGAGCCTACCTGTTGTACTGCAAACCTGGTGATCCTGATATGGCGTGACGCGTGGCGCGTAGGACCATGATACAACAAAGCGATATGACAAAGACATCACTTATGCTATAAAGGGGGTCCCGTAATGTCAGTATCATAAGCCGTCTCAATTTGAGTGTCTAGCagttgatggcgtcggcaACGAGAACGTGCTGTCTTTTGAGTGTGCTCGCTTCCATTATTGGTTTTGCCTTGAAGTAGTGGTATCGTCGTGTGTGATTAAGCATATACTTACACTCTGATGTTGTTGTTTAGCGTGGATGGATGTATGTCtacacacatacatataTAAAAAGTACTCTGCGGCGAATCTAGCAAGCACGTTGCATGGTTGAGTATGGATCTCTCTGAAACCTGGTTTGAACATTGGATTACAGCGTCGTTGTTTTTCTTACTTCGGGCTACTTGTTGGTTTTGATGCTTAACGAGGTGTGAGCGGGCCCGTCGTCTTCGCAAGCTTCGTGATTGAGTTGATGCTTGAGTTGGTGCTTGAACAAGTGAACTTGGACTAAATAATATTGTCAACCGTAACTTGAGAGTGTTCTTTAGATGTGCTAAATTTTCCGTAGGATGAAGACACAGGTAAGCAAGCGAGGTTCCATGGTCGAACGCCGGGCAAATCTTTCCGTAACTCGATGACAATAATTTACGACCGAGGTCTAGTTCAACACCGGTATAAGCTAGGAGTGTACAGAATCACAAACCAGGGTTGTTGCCTGGTGAGCTTCCGGAAGCCTTCACAGAGTCAACCCGTGTTGAGCTGGTACTCTGTTGTGCTCAAAGACATTCACGAACTTGCCACGATGATGACTTACTGGTCGGGACTAACATATGATGAGAATTCAAAAACTGGCGACAGCAGGAATGATTCAGGTTCGTTGGACCTATCGTAGAGCTGTGTGCGGCTGATGAAATCAGAGTCCACTGTCACCACTCACTGGCGTGGAAGGGGGAACTTTTGTCAATGGCGTTGGTATACTTATGTGTTCTAACATGAAAACACGGGCAGCTATGGATGCAGATCGACTAGGATATTTGCAAGCTATGTCTCAAGATGCAGTTTGTAATTGACTAGACTGCAATGTATTCGTGTTATAGTCCCCAACGTAAAGACGGCAGCTCTGAGGCCTCCAGTAACATTGTTCCGTCATACCGCTGGCGAGTTTACTGGTTGATACTGAAGAATCGACGTCTCGCGCCGTCTGGGACACTGTGTCCGTAGCCACGGTGTGATAAGCCCGTATAACCAACATTTAGGATGGTAGTGGAGTACCAGTCAAGCAGAAAACCGAGAGATACCAAATATTAAACCCAGTCCCTCGCGTCCAATACATGTTCCGCATGGTCACAAGATGCTGGGACCGTTGCATCGAAACAAGCCAGGCTAGCTAAGCATTTCGTTTCTGGCCACACCAGCCTTACTGCTAAGGGTACGACACGGATGGTTGAAAGAATCCTCAAACATGGGTAATTCTTGAAGAGGAAAGTACTGGTTGTCCGTCGGCACAATGTGCTAGAATGGTTTTTAACAGTGCAAAGGTAAGGACAATGCTACCCTCGCTAACGGTAAGCAACAAACACTTGCTACCCACTACGCATCTAGTACACATTCACTAAACTCAAATATCAACTCGTCGATCTCTGTGGGAAAGGaaccttgacgacgatgaatATCCAGGGTAGACAAGTGAGGTGAAGTGCATAATTATCATTGCCCTCCAAAAAACTCTGCTCGGCCATGCCCGCAGCGTTAGGGAGTACATGACAAGTCAATCGCAAGTGTCCCGCTAGAATGGAGATCTTCCCCTACGTAGTGCCGCAAGGTATGCCAAAAGGTATGCCAAAGGAGGTCCAAGGGAGACAGcacgacggggacgaggaagCCGCATAACCCCATGAATCGAGCTCCCGACCACAGGACAAACCAAGTATTTGGATGCTCTACGAGGTTTCCTGG
It includes:
- a CDS encoding Putative histone H3/CENP-A, histone H2A/H2B/H3, histone-fold, with the protein product MLQDFQPIKNQPSTTFLSTHNHSPLQPAQFPTYLFPSALHPLLNLLFYIHSQNIHIHQPTNFINNFKQTHQLHHHTTIAMARTKQTARKSTGGKAPRKQLASKAARKSAPSTGGVKKPHRYKPGTVALREIRRYQKSTELLIRKLPFQRLVREIAQDFKSDLRFQSSAIGALQESVESYLVSLFEDTNLCAIHAKRVTIQSKDIQLARRLRGERN
- a CDS encoding Putative histone H4, histone-fold, CENP-T/Histone H4, histone, which translates into the protein MTGRGKGGKGLGKGGAKRHRKILRDNIQGITKPAIRRLARRGGVKRISAMIYEETRGVLKSFLEGVIRDAVTYTEHAKRKTVTSLDVVYALKRQGRTLYGFGG